Part of the Solwaraspora sp. WMMA2065 genome is shown below.
GGGGCCGGTACGCCGAGGACGACACCGGCGCACGCCGGCGCTACACCGAGGAGCCGGACCAGCGGCGCTACGCCGAGCCGGCCGGCGGCCGGCGGCGCCAGGTCGCCGACGACGGTGGTTACGAGCCTCGCGAGTCACGGCGTTCGGTGGCGGAGACCATCGGCTCCCGGGGCCGCTACGCTGATGACCGTCCGGTCTCGGGCACCGGTGCCCGTAGCCGGTTCGCCGACGACCGTCCGGTTTCCGGGGCCGGCCCGCGCGGCCGGTTCGACGACCGTCCGGTCTCCGCCGAGCCGGCCCGCGGTCGGGCGTCGCGCTACCGGGCCGACCCCGATCCGGCACCGGTGGACCGGGAGCTGGATGACTACCTGCCGGCCGACGACACCCCGACGCTGGTCGATCTGGCCTCCCGGCGGGCCCAGCGGGCGGCTGCGGCGGAGTCCGCGGGCAGCCGGCGGTCCCGGCGACGTCGGGACGCGGAGGATTCCGACGACGAGTACTGGACGCAGCTTCGAGGAGAGGCGAATTGAGCACGGCATCGGTCCCGCCGGTCGCCACCGTCGGCCCGCCCCGGTTGACCGCCGGGTTCGAGGAGTTCGGTCGGCTCGATCTGCGGGCGCACGAACAGGTGCACGGCGGGGTCGGACCACTGTCGGTCGACGACCTGATGCGCTTGGCCGAAGCGATCGACCTGCGGGGACGGGGCGGCGCCGGGTTTCCGTTCCACCGCAAGGTCAAGGCGGTCGTCGAGTCAGCCGACAAGCAGGACAAACCGGTTGTCGTCGTGGTCAACGCCACCGAGGGGGAGCCAGCCAGCTGGAAGGACAAGGTGCTGCTCACCCGAGCCCCGCACCTGATCCTGGACGGCGCCGCGTTGGCGGCGTACGCGCTGGAGGCCGACGAGATCGTCATCGGTGTCGCCGACGACGGCGTCGGCGGCGCGTCGCTGTCGGCGGCGCTGGCCGAACGCCGGATGCCGGTGCCGGCCAGCATCGTCACCGTCCCGCACCGGTTCATCTCCGGCGAGGGCGGGGCGCTGGTCCGGGGCATCAACGGTCTCCCGCACATCCCACCCGGCGTCAAGGTCCGGGCCAGTGACTCCGGGGTGTCCGGCCTGCCGACGCTGCTGTCCAACGCGGAGACGTACTCCCAGCTCGCCATCGCCGCCCGGCTCGGCCCCTACGAGTACGGCGCGGTCGGCCTGGCCGACGAACCGGGGACGGTGCTGCTGACCATCGGCGGGTCCGCCGCCCGTCCGGCCGTGGTGGAGTGCCCCACCGGGACCCCGCTGCGGGACATTCTGGAACTGTGCGAGGCACCGGTCGGACCGGGGCTGCTGATCGGTGGCTTCCACGGCAAGTGGATCACCCCTGAGGCGGTGTCCGTGGTCGACGTGTCCCGGAAAGGTTTCACCAAGGTCGGTGGCACGATTGGCGCCGGCATCACGATCCCGCTCGGCGACAGCACCTGTCCGATGGGCGAGGTCGCCCGGGTGGTGCACTATCTCGCCGGTGAGTCGGCCGGGCAGTGCGGGCCCTGTCGGCTCGGCCTGCCGGACCTGGCCCGCACCGTCGACTCCCTGGTCATCGGCAGCGCGGCGGTCGACATGGTCCGGGCTGCGGCGAGTGTGGTGAAGGGCCGGGGTGCCTGCAGCCATCCGGACGGTACGTCCCGGTTCGCCATCTCGGCGCTGGAGGTGTTCACCGAGGACCTGGCCGCCCACGCCCAGGGCGACGGCTGCGGCAAGCCGGTCAAGGGTGTCCTCCCGTTGCCGGCTGACGCGCCGTCCGGCGGCACCAAGCGGCTGAGTGTGGACTGGACCCGGTGCGACGGGCACGGCCTGTGCGCACACGTGGTTCCGGAGTTCATCCGTCTCGACGCGAACGGCTATCCGGCCTTCCCGCCGTCCCCGGTTCCGGTGTGGTTGGAACCGGGTGCCCGCAAGGCGGTCAACATGTGTCCGGCGCTGGCGTTGCGGTTCGGCGAGGGCAAGGGCGGCCACTGACCGCAGCCGCCGGCCGTCCCGCTTCGCAAACCGGCACGTCGGCGGCTTCCCTTCCCGACCGGCTGCTGAGACACTGCTGTGGTGTTGAAATATGTCAATCTGCCTCGGGTGTCGCGCCGACGCGTCGCGGCGTGGTGGCTGGTACCGGAGCTGCTGGTGCTGATACTGCTCGCGGGTGGCTTGCACTACTCGACCGCGGCGACCGCGCCGGTGCTGACCGAGGCGCAACTGCGCGACGACGCCGCGCTGCGGATCGCGACCACCATCGAGCAGTCCACTGCGGACGAGCACGCCGCGCACGGCCACGAGGTCAACCCGGACGAACGGATGCTGTGCACTGCGGAGGTCTGGCGGCTGGACCCGGCCACCGTCCGATCCGACGACGTGGGCACGGCCTACGGCTACTACCTGTGCGCGACAGGTACGCCGGGCACGCCGTACCTGCTGTCCCGGATGAACGCCGGCCCGATCGTGGCCCGGCTCACCGATCCGCCTGAGTTGACCGTCGCCCAGCTCGACCAGGACTTTCGGACCCAGGTCGAGGCGATGATCCCGGCGGAGTTCGTCGATCAGGCGTTCAAGGGTTTCACCGACCCGCAACGGGCGGACGGTTTACGGCAGCGCTTCGAACGCCAGATCAGCGCGGCGGCGTAGGCCGCCGACTCCGGGTGTCAGACCGGGACCGGGGCGTCGGTGCCGGTAGGCCGCAGCCGGCGCACCGGGCGGACGGCCCGGCGTACCCGGTGACCGGCGCCCCGGTGAGCGACATCCGTTGTCAACCGGCCCAGGCGGGTCCGGCGGAGCCGTTCGATCCGTTCCAGCGGCAGCAGCCCGAGCCCTGCCGCGGCGACCGCCGAACCGCCGACGATCGACCAGCCGACCGGTCCCAGTGGACGGCAGCCGAAGAACTGACTGACCACCGGCGTCTGCACCACCCCGAACAACGCCCCGAGCGACACCCCGGCGGCCGCCAGTACCGTCGGATCACCCTTCGCGGCGACCGCGGTCTGCGCCAACTGGGCGGCCACCAGCGCGGCGAGCGCCACGCTGCCGGCACGGGCGGGGGTGCCGGTGAACCGGGCGGTCAGCCAACCTCCGGTGGTGGCCAGCGCGGTCGCCGCCGCCCGCCGGGCGACCTGCTGGTTGAGACTGGCGCCGAGCGACGACTCCGGTCCCTCGCGGGCGAGTTCGTCGGCGCTGATTCCCCGTGGTGGGCGGGACGCCACGGCGATCGCCGGCAGCAGGTCGGTCATCAGGTTGACGAACAGGATCTGCCGGGGGTTGAGTGCCTGCTGGCCGGCGATGAGCGAGCTGCCGACCGAGAAGAGGATCTCCCCCAGGTTGCCGCCGAGCAGCAGGGCGAGGGCCTCACGCACCGACACCCACATCGCCCGCCCTTCGGCCACACCCTCGGCGATGCTCTCGATCCGGCCGTCGACCACGATCATGTCCGCCGCCTGGCGGGCGGCGCTGGTGCCGTGATCGCCGAGGGCGATTCCGACGTCGGCGAGTTGGATCGCCGGTGCGTCGTTGGCGCCGTCACCGGTCACCGCGACGACCCGGCCCGCCTGGCGCAGCGCCCGGACCACGGCGACCTTGTGGGCCGGACTGACCCGGGCGAAGACCGCTGTCCGGGACACCAGTTCGGGCAGCTGGTCCGGTCCGGCGGCGTCGAGGTCCGCCCCGGTGACTACCGCGCTGCCGTCGAGCAGGCCGAGTTGCGAGCCGATGGACTCGGCGGTGCTCGGATGGTCACCGGTCAGCATCACCACGGTGATCCCGGCGCGGCGCAGCCGCCGGACGGCGTCGGCGGCGGTGTCGCGTGGCGGGTCGGCCAGGCCGAGCAACCCGTGCAGCTCCAACCGGTCGATCCGGTCGTCGTCGAGGTCCCGGCGACCGGACGCGACCCGACCGGCGACGGCGAGTACCCGCAAACCGTTGCGGGCCAGCCCGTCGATGGCCAGGTCGATCTCGCGGCGGCCGGCGTCGTCCAGCGGCACCACCCCGTCGGTGCGGCGCCAGGTCGCGCACCGCGGCAGCACCGTCTCCGGGGCGCCCTTGACGCTGATGACGGCACCACCCGGGCAGGTACCGAGCACCGCGTGGAAGCCCCGGCCCGGCTCGAACGGCAGCTCGGCGAGGGGTTCCCAGCCTTCGGCGCCTTCGCGGATGCCCACCCCGGCCGAGTACCCGCCGTCGACCACCGCCTGGTCGGTCGGGTGAGGCAGTTTCTGATCGCCGTCCGGAACCGGGGTGGCCCGCAGCGCCGCCGACAGAATCCGTCGCAGGTCGGAGCCCAGCGCGTCGACCGGCTCGGTTCGGCGGCCGTCGCAGACACTCTGCAGCCGGATCGATCCCTGGGTTAGGGTGCCGGTCTTGTCGAAGCAGATCACGTCGACCCGGCCGAGCGCCTCCATCGCCCGGGGATCCCGGATCAGCACGTTGTGCCGGGACAGCCGTCTGCTCGCACTGAGCTGGGCGGCGGTGGCGACGAACGGCAGCCCTTCGGGGATGGCGGCGACGGCGAGGGCCACCGAGGACCCGACCGATTCGGCCAGCCGGCCCCGCAACAGCCCGCTGCCGAGGGTCGCCGCGGCGGCGGCGAGCGCGGTCGGTACCGACGCCGAGGTGATCTGACGCAGCCTGGCCTGCACCCCGCCCCGGGGGGACTCGTCCTGCACCTGGTCGACGGAGCTGCCAGCCTCGGTCGATCGACCGGTCGCCACCACGACGGCGGTTGCCGTGCCGGCGGCCACGGTACTGCCCGCGTACACCATGCTGGTGCGGTCGGCGACCGCGTCGGCTCCGGTGCCGTCGACGGTCTTCGCTACCGGCACCGACTCACCGGTGAGGCTGGACTCGTCCATCTCCAGCCCGTTCGCGGTGACCAGCCGGCAGTCGGCGGGCACCGAGTCGCCGGCTTCCAGGCAGATGAGGTCGCCGGCCACCAGGTCCTCCGCCGGTCGGACGTGCTGTTCCCCGTCGCGCTGCAGCCGTACCCGCAGGGCCCCGGCACTGAGCAGCCGGCGCAGCGCCCGCCCGGCCGCCATCTCCTGGGCACCGGCGAGCAGCGCGTTTGCCATGATCACCGAGAGCACCATGACGGCGTCGACGGTCGATCCGGTCATCGCCGACACCCCGGCACCGGCGGCCAGTGGACCGGTCAGCGGGGTGTCCAACTCGGCTGCGGTGGCCTGCCACAGGCCCCGGGCCGGTCCGTCGTCGGATTGACCACCGGACTGTTCAGCCTGTCGCTGTCGGGCCTGTACGTCGCTGAGCCCTTCGGTCGAGGAGCCGAGCCGGGTGAGTACCTCGTCGACCGGCATGGCGTGCCAGGGCGCCCGGCTTCGCGGCGCGGGTGTCGGCCGTCCACGCAGCCCTCGGGCCGCCCGGTGCCCGATCGCCAGGTTGACCAGGCCAGCCACGTTGTCGATCAGCAACGACCGCGAGCCGCCACGGGGGCTACCGTCGAGCACGCCGAGCGCGGCGGCGGCGACGGAGCCGAGCATGGCACGCCGGGCGCTGTCGGTGCTCACCGAACGGGCCAACGCCGTCGCCTCCAGTACCAGCCAGGCG
Proteins encoded:
- a CDS encoding HAD-IC family P-type ATPase, with protein sequence MLERPAATISSVRHRRMAHARHAWAYDGHAHLEVSTDDHGRAIADVQRLEQALHEVDGVHWAAWNGALGRMVIRFDPEVLGNSRLVAALADAERRLAPRATGTTHVDAGLGNAVSLAGDLIGAGVGAVGKVLRLPALPNELAALPAAFEHVPQLRSWLRRTLGPVGADLGQALFSTAVAAASQRPLTSLTDAVLRVALIAEDSAYHKVWAARAHELHPDPDSSRAPALPAPDRPRPLPDGPIERYAQRMSTLTLVAAGMLTMLPGGRQRAARVTAVASPRSARTGRDAYCGELGRILARRGVVVREAAALRRLDRVDTVIVDASVLLTGRTLVTAVVPISATEEQARRVAARLVDPATDPGDGRDQPQPPPGRADAGEATDGWALTAPHRLTHALPADLLDRLGSSAPPNGARAGTPGGDLLVLTHHGEPMALVRAEAELDPLAEALTTAARRVGQLLIAGRSRAGRSPATGPTGSMLASRCQAAGTVAGGSKLAASVRTLQQAGHGVTLIAARNDVALAAADCGIGVIRAAARRPPWGAHLICAPGLETAWLVLEATALARSVSTDSARRAMLGSVAAAALGVLDGSPRGGSRSLLIDNVAGLVNLAIGHRAARGLRGRPTPAPRSRAPWHAMPVDEVLTRLGSSTEGLSDVQARQRQAEQSGGQSDDGPARGLWQATAAELDTPLTGPLAAGAGVSAMTGSTVDAVMVLSVIMANALLAGAQEMAAGRALRRLLSAGALRVRLQRDGEQHVRPAEDLVAGDLICLEAGDSVPADCRLVTANGLEMDESSLTGESVPVAKTVDGTGADAVADRTSMVYAGSTVAAGTATAVVVATGRSTEAGSSVDQVQDESPRGGVQARLRQITSASVPTALAAAAATLGSGLLRGRLAESVGSSVALAVAAIPEGLPFVATAAQLSASRRLSRHNVLIRDPRAMEALGRVDVICFDKTGTLTQGSIRLQSVCDGRRTEPVDALGSDLRRILSAALRATPVPDGDQKLPHPTDQAVVDGGYSAGVGIREGAEGWEPLAELPFEPGRGFHAVLGTCPGGAVISVKGAPETVLPRCATWRRTDGVVPLDDAGRREIDLAIDGLARNGLRVLAVAGRVASGRRDLDDDRIDRLELHGLLGLADPPRDTAADAVRRLRRAGITVVMLTGDHPSTAESIGSQLGLLDGSAVVTGADLDAAGPDQLPELVSRTAVFARVSPAHKVAVVRALRQAGRVVAVTGDGANDAPAIQLADVGIALGDHGTSAARQAADMIVVDGRIESIAEGVAEGRAMWVSVREALALLLGGNLGEILFSVGSSLIAGQQALNPRQILFVNLMTDLLPAIAVASRPPRGISADELAREGPESSLGASLNQQVARRAAATALATTGGWLTARFTGTPARAGSVALAALVAAQLAQTAVAAKGDPTVLAAAGVSLGALFGVVQTPVVSQFFGCRPLGPVGWSIVGGSAVAAAGLGLLPLERIERLRRTRLGRLTTDVAHRGAGHRVRRAVRPVRRLRPTGTDAPVPV
- a CDS encoding NADH-quinone oxidoreductase subunit NuoF family protein yields the protein MSTASVPPVATVGPPRLTAGFEEFGRLDLRAHEQVHGGVGPLSVDDLMRLAEAIDLRGRGGAGFPFHRKVKAVVESADKQDKPVVVVVNATEGEPASWKDKVLLTRAPHLILDGAALAAYALEADEIVIGVADDGVGGASLSAALAERRMPVPASIVTVPHRFISGEGGALVRGINGLPHIPPGVKVRASDSGVSGLPTLLSNAETYSQLAIAARLGPYEYGAVGLADEPGTVLLTIGGSAARPAVVECPTGTPLRDILELCEAPVGPGLLIGGFHGKWITPEAVSVVDVSRKGFTKVGGTIGAGITIPLGDSTCPMGEVARVVHYLAGESAGQCGPCRLGLPDLARTVDSLVIGSAAVDMVRAAASVVKGRGACSHPDGTSRFAISALEVFTEDLAAHAQGDGCGKPVKGVLPLPADAPSGGTKRLSVDWTRCDGHGLCAHVVPEFIRLDANGYPAFPPSPVPVWLEPGARKAVNMCPALALRFGEGKGGH